The genomic segment cccagggctggactgagaatcTCAAGACTGGAATGAAGATGGTGGCATTGTGTGTATTAGAACATAAGGTGCACATGTGTCCTGTTTACCagagaaaaatttatatcaaaaaatgatataagtcccaaagctttcttcaagtaaaaaatattaatttattgaagtacattttaaaagaattaaagctggtacatactaccccccatatcccaccttacgcgtttcgcaccctccggcgcttagtcataggtgtgtctaTTGGACTATGTGTGCCCTCATCTTTATCCATGATGACTAAATCTGTTACACAAATTCATTCTTAGGCAAAAACACAGAGAAATAGAAATTCTTTCATTTATTCAGTGAATAAGTGAGTTAGTAAGCCCTGGTACAGTCATAGACACCTTTAATTAGCCTTTCCAAATGGGAAATTCATCTTCCACTATTAAAATAATCCATTATACACGAGGCACAAGGaagaagcacaaaaaaaatttagttttcatcccaatgattttttttcttttttttttcccttgcatATTTACACAGAGATCTTAAAAGATCgtgaaaaaaaactagattgcATTTAGTTGTGGCTAAAACTTTATTTAGTGTTACGGACCCTTAAATGAAAGTAAATAATGGTTTGGACTGACAGAAACTGCGACAGcgaaaaactgtttttatttgctgCGTGAGTTGTACAGCAAGTGCTGAACTGCGAGTGATATAGGAAACGTTTCTCACAATCAGAGCGTCAGGACGGCTTCTATCTTGTGTGAGTCTTGAGCGGTTCACTCAGCAGTTGCAGACGGGTAAAACAATTACCACATTGGGTACAGACGTGCAGTTTCTATCCCGTGTGAACGGATTTATGGTTTTTAAGGGTGGAGCGATGTGCAAAACATTTGCCGCACTCAGGACATGAGAAGggcttctcccctgtgtgaatcctGCGATGCTCAGTGATCTGCGACAGACTAGTAAAGCATTTGCCACAATCACTGCAAATaaatggtttctctcccgtgtgaatTCTCTGGTGCACAGTAAGAGTGCAAACTTGTGTAAACCGTCTCCCACAATCAGGACAAGAATACGGtctctctcctgtgtggattctctgATGGCGAGTGAGAGTCGTCTTCGTTTGAAAGAGTTTATTGCACACGGAGCAACGGAACTTTCCCTGCGCGGGGGGCTTCCTTAAGGGACGTTTGGAGTCATCAATAGTTTCCCCtttgttattgatatatgtgtgACTGTTATACAGACTGTATCCACTGCTGCTAGTAGTCTCATCTGTACCTGGTATTGTaataattctgaaatctgattggctttcCTCTTCCCATGAAGCTGGTTCCTCTTTAATATTATTTGATACATAATGGTCTGCTGAGTTGGTATTCAGGCTGCAGCCCATGATAGGAGCTGATTGTTTAGTTCCCAGTTtgcgttttttatttttgttgcagtaATTATGGtcttttttacatgaattcaattCATCTTTGGATGTATCCTTAGGGAACAAGCTGCTATTCAGACTCCGCCCCATGAGAGTCGATGTGTCTGTTCCTTGTGTTTGTTCAGCaaagtgattttcttcttcccatGAAGTCACTTCCTCTTTAATAACAACTGAGATATAATCCTCTGCCGAACTGTTATTCAGGctgcatcccatgataggagaagatgtatctgttccctgtatctgttctgtaaatggattaatgctgcaatctgattggtctcCCTCTTCCCATGAAGCTGGTTCTTCTTTAATAACAACTGTTATAAAGTCCTCTGCTGAGCTGTTATTCAGGctgcatcccatgataggagtaggtgtatctgttccctgtatctgttctgtaaatggattaatgctgcaatcggATTTTCGCAATTCCTTCTCTTTAATTGCATTTGCTGCAACATCTCTTATAATATCAAAATCCTGACCTGGAATAAACATGATTTGGGTTTaatttaattagaaaaatgtaCTGTGAGACCAACAATGATAAGGATGTAGTAAAGGGATCATAGTAATGTCCCAGTGGGTTGCTAGAGAGGCAGAGATCTGTGGGGGGCAGCACTTGCAACACTATTTAGTTTCAATGACTAAGCCTTCCCCTGTCACACACCTGCACAAATTTATGTTACCCTTTCCTCTCTCACTCTGATTCCTGGGAGTATCTGTGCCAATCCTGCACACTAATCTTTTATATCagcggcccccaacctttttttcccaaGGACCGGTGGTGGGGGAGATGAGTTGGTACATTTTTGGTGTAttgtccaaacagtattttggtccttgACACGATCAGTAGAAACCTTCCTGGGCTTCCTCATAGCTGTTGTCATAGCGATGGAGTGTCAAGGATTGCAAGTAATTGGgacctttttaattgtttttccagctattatagactgcagcaAGGTGGCCAGGCTTGGCACAGTCCATATAAAACCCCTGTTGTATAGGTTTCCCCTCCAACTACCAAAAATTAACGGACCATGTAACATCATTTTCTCACCATCTCACAGGTGTGTCTTACAATCCAGGGCATGATCTGAATTTATTGTTGGAATGGCACAAGTATAAGAATAAAGCAATCCTGCACCCATTACTCACCCTGTGGGCGGAGCTGCTGGGGCTCCTCCTTTATCCCTTTCTTGTGAAAGGTCTTGTATCTTTTCATATAGTCCCACTCCTGCagggaaaaatagatggaaacatgatgagtccttatggcaacctgtcacatacaatgttccagtcatcccccagccagagaaagggattatcatccactgttactaaacaataaggggccgctgtacccacctctccagtcagcagctggatgatgttggacatgagttccaggatcttcttgtcattcttgttattttccttctgtatgactgagccaggggcatgcagggcccccccatcatctgacttcttcctagggatgtagtgctaaatattgaaaggaagagagaatggtgtttgagctgcagagagaccccctttgtacagacagacagtctcttgtcagtgtgccagtcacagtgcccctcacctctccagtcagcagatagatcatctccagtgtcagattcaccattctctccttcttcccccgctcctcctcctcctcatttttatccttcttcttcttcttcttcttccccttcatccctgtgtcactcgcttcctcccacattcccattggctccttgTGGGAGGGACTGACCTGGAAGTGACCCAGGAATTAAGCAGTAATAAGAATAATGTACTTATTCTCAGATTCATATAATCTAATTTAAAGAACTAgatcacctttaaagtaacttttattataatagacTCACTGTCTTCTGAATGGCAAACTGGAATATGACAATGAAAGGCCTCAAGAGAAAAATAAGAGGTAACAATAACactgtagcctgacagagcaaaGGTTTTTGAAACTGAGGCCAGTGAACCTTATAAGCAgggacctggattctgggatggcagtggatgtgatttacttagactttgctaaagcatttgatacagtgtcacacagaaggttactggttaaatgaaggaatgttggcctggaacatagtatttgtacctggatagagaactggctaaaagatagactacaaagagtggtggtaaatggaacattttctaattggaccagtgttgttagtggagtaccgcagggctctgtactaggtcccttgcttttcaacttgtttattaatgacctggaggtggccattgaaagtactgtttctatttgtgcagatgagactaaattgtgcagaaatataggttccatgcaggatgctgccactttgcacagtgatttgtctaaactggaaaactgggcagcaaactagaaaatgaggttcaatgttgataaatgcaggttatgcactttggcaaaaataatataaatgcaagttatacactaaatggcagtgtgttgggagtttccttaaatgagaaggatcttggggtctttgtagataacacgttgtctaattctgggcagtgtcattctgtggctactaaagcaaataaagttcttgtataaaaaagggcattaactcaagggatgaaacataattgtgtctctttataggtccctggtgaggcctcatctggagtatgggggcagttttggactccagtccttaagagggaaataaatgagctggagagagtgcagagactaagtgcaactaaactggttagagggagggaagagttaaattatgaggggagactgtcaaggttgtggttgttttctctggaaaaaaggcgcttgtgaggggacatgattagactttacaagtacattagaggacattatagacaaatagcaggggacctttttacccataaagagaatcacgtaccagaggcctccccttcagactagaggaaaagaagtttcatttaaaggaacagagtagggggttcatcacagtgaggacagtgagattggggaatgcactgccgggtgatgattcagttaatgactataagagggacttggatgatttcttggacagacataatacaaaggctattgtgatactaaactctatagttagtatagatatgggtatatagaatttatgtgacagtagggaggggtgtgtgtatggggctgggttttcatttggaggggttggactttgtcttttttcaacctgatttaactgtgtaactatttaaagtggacccgtcacccagacacaaaaatctatataataaaagtccttttcaaattaagcatgaaatccaaattctattttttatttaagcattcgtagctgttgtaagctcatttaaacatctcagatgtcaatcaaatattgtctgcccctcctctatgccctgggcatagaggcggggcagacaattactttcactttccattcagcacttcctagatgtcactgctctccccacattccccctttctcttaaccatttaattgtgtagcca from the Xenopus laevis strain J_2021 chromosome 9_10L, Xenopus_laevis_v10.1, whole genome shotgun sequence genome contains:
- the LOC108703770 gene encoding oocyte zinc finger protein XlCOF7.1-like; protein product: MSNIIQLLTGEVAIRTHHVSIYFSLQEWDYMKRYKTFHKKGIKEEPQQLRPQGQDFDIIRDVAANAIKEKELRKSDCSINPFTEQIQGTDTPTPIMGCSLNNSSAEDFITVVIKEEPASWEEGDQSDCSINPFTEQIQGTDTSSPIMGCSLNNSSAEDYISVVIKEEVTSWEEENHFAEQTQGTDTSTLMGRSLNSSLFPKDTSKDELNSCKKDHNYCNKNKKRKLGTKQSAPIMGCSLNTNSADHYVSNNIKEEPASWEEESQSDFRIITIPGTDETTSSSGYSLYNSHTYINNKGETIDDSKRPLRKPPAQGKFRCSVCNKLFQTKTTLTRHQRIHTGERPYSCPDCGRRFTQVCTLTVHQRIHTGEKPFICSDCGKCFTSLSQITEHRRIHTGEKPFSCPECGKCFAHRSTLKNHKSVHTG